Within the Nitrospinaceae bacterium genome, the region ATCTGCTCGCTTGGTGCATTTCCTGTGTTGGAGACGCCGTGGATTGTCTCGGCGGGAACGATGAGCGTATCGCCGGGGCCACAGATTCTACGCTCCTCGCCGACGAGCGCATTCACGTTGCCGATGAGGAAGTGGATAATTTCGGCGGTGTCATGAAAATGAGGAAGCACAGCGCCACCCGGCTCGATTTTCTCGCGCAGCACCTTCCACAACTGGAGATTGAGTCTCCTCGCCTCCTCCGCCGAGACCAGGCTTTGTTGGTACAACTCGCGGTGGCGGGCAGCGGCGGTCCACTCAAGTTCATCGTTGAGGCGCATCCGGGGAATATTCAATTGAAATTTCCAATTCATGAGAAAACCACAAAATGTATATTTACCTTATACCGGAGATAGGTGGTTGGTTTCCAATCCCTCTCCGGGGGGCAGTGTTTTGTTTATCGTCAAGCACAGGGAGATTCGGAAT harbors:
- a CDS encoding cupin domain-containing protein, which codes for MNIPRMRLNDELEWTAAARHRELYQQSLVSAEEARRLNLQLWKVLREKIEPGGAVLPHFHDTAEIIHFLIGNVNALVGEERRICGPGDTLIVPAETIHGVSNTGNAPSEQISFFIPEKNKENFGHTDLVPDIEI